A stretch of the Cyanobacteria bacterium QS_8_64_29 genome encodes the following:
- a CDS encoding 4a-hydroxytetrahydrobiopterin dehydratase, with the protein MSELTTQRCEPCSGNAPAVSDAELAELKPQVPDWQIRDSGGERYLERVFKFPDFQTALNFTNRVGEAAEQQGHHPALLTEYGRTTVSWWTHAISDLHKNDFIMAAKTDEIARQFPLKN; encoded by the coding sequence ATGTCAGAGCTTACGACGCAGCGGTGCGAACCGTGTTCCGGCAACGCGCCGGCTGTCAGCGATGCAGAGCTCGCCGAGCTCAAGCCCCAAGTTCCGGATTGGCAGATTCGCGACTCGGGCGGCGAGCGCTATCTGGAGCGCGTTTTTAAGTTTCCGGACTTTCAAACGGCCCTCAACTTTACCAATCGCGTAGGCGAGGCTGCCGAGCAACAAGGCCATCACCCGGCCCTGCTAACCGAGTACGGCCGCACGACCGTCTCGTGGTGGACCCACGCCATCTCCGATCTGCACAAAAATGACTTCATCATGGCGGCCAAGACCGACGAAATTGCGCGCCAGTTCCCGCTCAAAAACTAA